In Camelus dromedarius isolate mCamDro1 chromosome Y, mCamDro1.pat, whole genome shotgun sequence, a single genomic region encodes these proteins:
- the LOC135320319 gene encoding ATP-dependent RNA helicase DDX3X-like: MSHVPVDNALGLDQKLADLDLNSENQSGRGSTASKGRYIPPHLRNREASKGFYDKDSSGWSCSKDKDAYSSFGSRDSRGKPSYFSDRGSGSRGRFDDRGRSDYDGIGSRGDRTAFGKFERSGHSRWSDRSDEDDWSKPLPPSERLEQELFSGGNTGINFEKYDDIPVEATGNNCPPHIESFSDVDMGEIIMGNIELTRYTRPTPVQKHAIPIIKEKRDLMACAQTGSGKTAAFLLPILSQIYADGPGEALKAVKDNGRYGRRKQYPISLVLAPTRELAVQIYEEARKFSYRSRVRPCVVYGGADIGQQIRDLERGCHLLVATPGRLVDMMERGKIGLDFCKYLVLDEADRMLDMGFEPQIRRIVEQDTMPPKGVRHTMMFSATFPKEIQMLARDFLDEYIFLAVGRVGSTSENITQKVVWVEDSDKRSFLLDLLNATGKDSLTLVFVETKKGADSLEDFLYHEGYACTSIHGDRSQRDREEALHQFRSGKSPILVATAVAARGLDISNVKHVINFDLPSDIEEYVHRIGRTGRVGNLGLATSFFNERNINITKDLLDLLIEAKQEVPSWLENMAYEHHYKGSSRGRSKRFSGGFGARDYRQSSSSNSSVFSSSRASSSRSGGGGYGSSRGFGGGAYGGFYNSDGYGGNYSSQGVDWWGN, encoded by the exons GATTTTATGATAAAGACAGTTCAGGGTGGAGTTGTAGTAAAGATAAGGATGCCTACAGCAGTTTTGGGTCTCGAGATTCAAGAGGAAAGCCCAGTTACTTCAGTGATCGTGGAAGTGGATCAAGGGGAAG GTTTGATGATCGTGGACGCAGTGACTATGATGGTATTGGCAGTCGTGGGGACAGAACTGCTTTTGGCAAATTTGAACGCAGTGGACACAGTCGTTGGTCTGACAGATCAGATGAAGATGATTGGTCAAAACCACTTCCACCAAGTGAACGCTTGGAGCA GGAGCTGTTTTCTGGAGGAAATACTGGGATTAACTTTGAGAAATACGATGATATACCAGTAGAGGCAACTGGCAATAACTGTCCTCCACATATTGAAAGT TTTAGTGATGTTGACATGGGAGAAATTATCATGGGAAACATTGAGCTTACTCGTTATACTCGTCCTACTCCAGTGCAAAAACATGCCATTCCtattatcaaagaaaaaagagacttgATGGCTTGTGCCCAGACAG GATCTGGAAAAACTGCAGCATTTCTTTTGCCCATCTTGAGTCAGATTTATGCAGATGGTCCAGGCGAGGCTTTGAAGGCTGTAAAG GACAATGGAAGATACGGACGCCGTAAACAATACCCAATCTCCTTGGTTTTAGCCCCAACAAGAGAATTGGCTGTACAGATTTATGAGGAAGCCAGAAAA TTTTCATACCGGTCTCGAGTTCGTCCTTGTGTAGTATATGGTGGTGCAGATATTGGTCAGCAGATTCGAGACTTAGAACGTGGATGTCACTTGTTAGTTGCCACTCCAGGACGTCTAGTGGATATGATGGAAAGAGGAAAGATTGGATTAGATTTCTGCAA GTACTTGGTATTGGATGAAGCTGATAGGATGCTGGATATGGGATTTGAACCGCAAATACGTCGTATAGTTGAACAAGATACTATGCCACCAAAGGGTGTTCGTCATACCATGATGTTTAGTGCTACTTTTCCTAAGGAAATTCAg atGCTTGCACGTGATTTCTTGGATGAATATATCTTTCTGGCTGTAGGTAGAGTTGGCTCTACTTCTGAGAACATCACACAGAAAGTAGTTTGGGTCGAAGACTCAGACAAACGATCATTTCTTCTTGACCTCTTAAATGCTACAG gGAAGGATTCACTGACTTTAGTTTTTGTGGAGACCAAAAAGGGTGCCGATTCTCTGGAGGATTTCTTATACCATGAAGGATATGCTTGCACCAGTATCCATGGAGACCGATCACAGAGAGATAGAGAGGAGGCTCTTCACCAGTTCCGCTCAGGGAAAAGCCCAATTCTAGTGGCTACAGCT gtggCTGCAAGAGGACTGGACATTTCAAATGTGAAACATGTTATCAATTTTGATTTGCCAAGTGATATTGAAGAGTATGTACATCGGATTGGCCGTACAGGACGTGTAGGAAACCTTG GTCTTGCTACCTCATTTTtcaatgaaagaaatataaatatcacGAAAGATTTGTTGGATCTTCTTATTGAAGCTAAACAAGAAGTGCCATCTTGGTTGGAAAATATGGCTTATGAACACCACTATAAGGGTAGCAGTCGTGGGCGTTCTAAGAG ATTCAGTGGAGGATTTGGTGCCCGAGACTATCGACAAAGTAGCAGTTCCAACAGTTCAGTTTTCAGTAGTAGTCGTGCAAGCAGCAGCCGCAGTGGTGGAGGTGGTTATGGCAGCAGCAGAGGATTTGGTGGAG GTGCCTATGGAGGCTTCTACAACAGCGATGGATATGGAGGAAATTATAGCTCCCAGGGGGTTGACTGGTGGGGCAATTGA